One Halomonas sp. THAF5a genomic region harbors:
- a CDS encoding Lin0512 family protein, translating to MAKTRMVTQFGMGTSIRSRNYTEAAARAIRDALWHNSLNVADAFGFPKEAMLIDVEIGVQDPAAVDPAALLRIFPYGQPTVRLVKGGLDVDKPDGSGTSVIANAAIVVSFDMEPDHD from the coding sequence ATGGCCAAGACCCGCATGGTGACCCAGTTCGGCATGGGCACCTCGATCCGCAGCCGCAACTATACCGAGGCCGCCGCCCGGGCGATCCGCGATGCCCTGTGGCACAACTCGCTCAACGTCGCCGACGCCTTCGGCTTCCCCAAGGAGGCCATGCTGATCGACGTGGAGATCGGGGTGCAGGACCCCGCCGCCGTCGACCCGGCGGCCCTGCTTCGCATCTTCCCCTACGGGCAGCCGACGGTGCGCCTGGTCAAGGGCGGGCTGGACGTGGACAAACCCGACGGCAGCGGCACCAGCGTGATCGCCAACGCCGCCATCGTCGTCTCCTTCGACATGGAGCCCGATCATGACTGA
- a CDS encoding aspartate/glutamate racemase family protein yields MNHRILPGGQRYTDTPLGVLCLESWFAKPLGHLRHPRSFDYPVVYEVMEGVDIPGLLHHPGDELLELLIDRARFLEEGGVRVVSGSCGFMARYQRQVAEAVSVPVVLSSLTLLPWLEIVHGPSARLGVLTADADALGEAHLRGAGRASGTDGLGIEGLQAAPEFREVILEGRRHDLDMALIAEEVAAATRRLMARGPLEAIVLECTDLSAFADVVREVSGLPVYDIVQAIDLVVAGQPSPSTRRECRP; encoded by the coding sequence ATGAATCACCGCATCCTGCCCGGAGGTCAGCGCTACACCGACACCCCGCTGGGCGTGCTTTGCCTGGAGTCCTGGTTTGCCAAGCCGCTCGGCCACCTGCGCCATCCCCGCAGCTTCGACTACCCGGTGGTCTACGAGGTCATGGAAGGGGTCGACATTCCGGGGCTGTTGCACCATCCCGGCGATGAACTGCTGGAGCTGCTGATCGATCGTGCCCGTTTCCTCGAGGAGGGCGGTGTCCGGGTCGTCTCCGGAAGCTGCGGCTTCATGGCTCGCTATCAGCGGCAGGTCGCCGAGGCGGTCTCCGTGCCCGTCGTGCTGTCGAGCCTGACCCTCCTGCCCTGGCTCGAGATCGTGCATGGCCCGTCGGCCCGACTGGGCGTCCTGACCGCGGATGCCGACGCCCTCGGGGAGGCTCACCTGCGCGGCGCCGGGCGTGCCTCGGGGACCGACGGCCTCGGCATCGAGGGGCTGCAAGCGGCGCCCGAATTCCGTGAGGTCATCCTGGAGGGACGACGCCATGATCTCGACATGGCGCTCATCGCCGAGGAGGTGGCCGCGGCCACGCGTCGCCTGATGGCGCGAGGCCCCCTCGAGGCCATCGTGCTGGAGTGCACCGACCTCTCCGCCTTCGCGGACGTGGTCAGGGAGGTCTCGGGCCTGCCGGTGTATGACATCGTGCAGGCGATCGACCTGGTGGTCGCGGGCCAGCCCAGTCCCTCGACCCGTCGGGAGTGCCGCCCATGA
- a CDS encoding FAD-binding oxidoreductase, with amino-acid sequence MTSVAVIGAGIVGLAVSHALRARGHEVRLVDPEPPGEGTSFGNAGLIANYATAPMASPETLRQLPAMLARSDRSIGIDPGYTPALAGFGWRFLRAARPARFARHKADLVQLIDRAITGQHALLDALGGERLYRAAGCLQVFRDAPCSPSALDAMAAAKRADGVACEALGPADVLGLEPELSAEGLGGALYFPETRSLRDPLNFSRCLHRALEGEGFTHVSARVEALTPLATGGWRLQAGETRLEVERVVLCAGIANNDLLRSLGMRLPVVSERGYHVMLETPLALNRPVGWLTHHFYATPMQEGIRLAGTTEFCPPGKAPNGRRWSRLADWGTTLFGRPVEVAKEWVGVRHSTPDGLPVIGEVPGQPGLMLAFGHGHLGLTLSAETGRLVAGLVDGEALPEDAQALSPQRFLNAS; translated from the coding sequence ATGACCAGCGTTGCCGTGATCGGCGCGGGGATCGTCGGGCTCGCCGTCAGCCATGCCCTGCGCGCGCGAGGGCACGAGGTCAGGCTCGTGGATCCCGAGCCGCCGGGGGAGGGCACCTCCTTCGGCAACGCCGGCCTGATCGCCAACTACGCCACGGCGCCCATGGCCAGCCCCGAGACCCTTCGCCAGCTGCCGGCCATGCTGGCCCGGTCCGACCGTTCCATCGGCATCGATCCGGGCTACACGCCGGCCCTCGCCGGCTTCGGCTGGCGGTTCCTGCGTGCCGCGAGGCCGGCACGCTTCGCTCGTCACAAGGCCGACCTGGTGCAGCTGATCGATCGGGCGATCACGGGCCAGCATGCGCTGCTCGATGCGCTCGGGGGCGAGCGGCTCTATCGGGCCGCCGGCTGTCTGCAGGTCTTCCGTGACGCGCCCTGTTCGCCGTCGGCCCTGGACGCCATGGCCGCGGCCAAGCGCGCTGACGGCGTGGCCTGCGAGGCGCTCGGTCCGGCGGACGTGCTGGGGCTGGAGCCCGAGCTGAGTGCCGAAGGGCTCGGCGGCGCCCTCTACTTCCCCGAGACCCGTTCGCTGCGCGACCCGCTGAACTTCAGCCGGTGCCTGCATCGGGCCCTGGAGGGCGAGGGCTTCACCCATGTGTCCGCTCGCGTCGAGGCGCTCACGCCGCTCGCCACGGGAGGCTGGCGGCTGCAGGCCGGCGAGACCCGCCTGGAGGTGGAGCGGGTGGTCCTCTGTGCGGGCATCGCCAACAACGATCTGCTCCGGTCGCTGGGCATGCGCCTGCCGGTGGTCAGCGAGCGCGGTTACCACGTGATGCTGGAGACGCCGCTGGCCCTCAACCGGCCGGTCGGCTGGCTGACCCACCATTTCTATGCCACGCCGATGCAGGAGGGGATACGGCTGGCCGGGACCACCGAGTTCTGCCCGCCTGGCAAGGCGCCGAACGGACGCCGCTGGTCGCGGCTCGCCGACTGGGGCACGACGCTGTTCGGCCGCCCGGTCGAGGTGGCCAAGGAGTGGGTGGGGGTTCGGCACTCGACGCCGGATGGCCTGCCGGTGATCGGCGAGGTGCCGGGGCAGCCGGGGCTGATGCTGGCCTTCGGGCATGGGCATCTGGGGCTCACGCTGTCGGCCGAGACGGGACGTCTGGTGGCCGGCCTGGTCGATGGCGAGGCACTGCCCGAAGACGCCCAGGCACTCTCGCCACAGCGCTTCCTGAACGCGTCCTGA
- the xsc gene encoding sulfoacetaldehyde acetyltransferase: MSTQDTTDTRQVVKGKQKMTPSEAFVETLVANGVTDMFGIMGSAFMDAMDIFAPAGIRLVPVVHEQGAAHMADGYARVSGRHGAVIGQNGPGISNCVTGIAAAYWAHSPVVIVTPETGTTGIGLGGFQECHQLPMFQEFTKYQGHVTHPARMAEYTGRCFDRAMSEMGPTQLNIPRDYFYGEIECEIPEPARLDRGPGGTKTLNEAAELLANAKFPVIVSGGGVVMADGVEACKALAERLGAPVVNSYQHNDSFPASHPLWCGPLGYQGSKAGMKLISQADVVVALGTRLGPFGTLPQHGMDYWPKDAKIIQIDADHKMLGLVKKIAVGICGDAKEAAEAITERLSSRDLACDATKAERAEQIASEKAAWERELDEWTHEKDPFSLDAIDEAKGETPFSGGEYLHPRQVLRELEKAMPDDVMVSTDIGNINAVAHSYLRFEKPRSFFAPMSFGNCGYALPTIMGAKVAAPERPAIAYAGDGAWGMSLMEIMTAVRHEIPVTAVVFHNRQWGAEKKNQVEFYNRRFVAGELDNQSFAEIGRAMGAEGITVDRLEDVGPALKKAVDMQMNEGKTCVIEVMCTRELGDPFRRDALKKPVRLLEKYQDYV, from the coding sequence ATGAGCACCCAAGACACCACAGATACCCGCCAGGTCGTGAAAGGCAAGCAGAAGATGACCCCCTCGGAAGCCTTCGTGGAGACCCTGGTCGCCAACGGGGTGACCGACATGTTCGGCATCATGGGCTCGGCCTTCATGGACGCCATGGACATCTTCGCCCCGGCCGGCATCCGCCTGGTCCCGGTGGTCCACGAGCAGGGCGCCGCGCACATGGCCGACGGCTATGCTCGCGTCTCCGGCCGCCACGGCGCCGTGATCGGCCAGAACGGCCCCGGCATCTCCAACTGCGTGACCGGCATCGCCGCGGCCTACTGGGCGCACAGCCCGGTGGTCATCGTGACCCCCGAGACCGGCACCACCGGCATCGGCCTGGGCGGCTTCCAGGAGTGCCACCAGCTGCCGATGTTCCAGGAGTTCACCAAGTACCAGGGCCACGTGACCCACCCGGCGCGCATGGCCGAGTACACCGGTCGCTGCTTCGACCGCGCCATGTCCGAGATGGGCCCGACCCAGCTCAACATCCCGCGCGACTACTTCTACGGCGAGATCGAGTGCGAGATTCCCGAGCCGGCGCGCCTCGACCGCGGCCCGGGCGGTACCAAGACCCTCAACGAGGCTGCCGAGCTGCTGGCCAACGCCAAGTTCCCGGTGATCGTCTCCGGCGGCGGCGTGGTGATGGCCGACGGCGTCGAGGCCTGTAAGGCGCTGGCCGAGCGTCTGGGCGCGCCGGTGGTCAACAGCTACCAGCACAACGACTCCTTCCCGGCCAGCCACCCGCTGTGGTGCGGTCCGCTGGGCTACCAGGGCTCCAAGGCCGGCATGAAGCTGATCAGTCAGGCCGACGTGGTGGTGGCACTGGGCACCCGCCTGGGGCCGTTCGGCACCCTGCCGCAGCACGGCATGGACTACTGGCCGAAGGACGCCAAGATCATCCAGATCGACGCCGACCACAAGATGCTGGGCCTGGTGAAGAAGATCGCCGTGGGCATCTGCGGCGACGCCAAGGAAGCCGCCGAGGCGATCACCGAGCGCCTGTCCAGCCGCGACCTGGCCTGCGACGCCACCAAGGCCGAGCGCGCCGAGCAGATCGCCAGCGAGAAGGCCGCCTGGGAGCGCGAGCTCGACGAGTGGACCCACGAGAAGGACCCGTTCAGCCTCGACGCCATCGACGAGGCCAAGGGCGAGACGCCGTTCTCCGGCGGCGAGTACCTGCACCCGCGCCAGGTGCTGCGCGAGCTCGAGAAGGCCATGCCGGACGACGTGATGGTCTCCACCGACATCGGCAACATCAACGCCGTGGCGCACAGCTACCTGCGCTTCGAGAAGCCGCGCAGCTTCTTCGCCCCGATGAGCTTCGGCAACTGCGGCTACGCGCTGCCGACCATCATGGGCGCCAAGGTGGCCGCACCGGAGCGTCCGGCGATCGCCTACGCCGGTGACGGCGCCTGGGGCATGAGCCTGATGGAGATCATGACCGCGGTGCGTCACGAGATCCCGGTGACCGCGGTGGTGTTCCACAACCGCCAGTGGGGCGCCGAGAAGAAGAACCAGGTCGAGTTCTACAACCGTCGCTTCGTGGCCGGTGAGCTGGACAACCAGAGCTTCGCCGAGATCGGCCGGGCGATGGGTGCCGAGGGCATCACCGTGGACCGCCTGGAGGACGTGGGTCCGGCGCTGAAGAAGGCGGTGGACATGCAGATGAACGAGGGCAAGACCTGCGTCATCGAGGTCATGTGCACCCGCGAGCTTGGCGACCCCTTCCGCCGCGACGCGCTGAAGAAGCCGGTGCGCCTGCTCGAGAAGTACCAGGACTACGTCTGA
- a CDS encoding cobalt chelatase: MTLSAQQQARRQQRIEELCAASLRALTGEADLHYRGRRLYRGESRLSTLAPHLRVDPAQDDFADCRAAADGMALRLLHSDPALHHAHRPEDPVERLVFELLEQLRVETRVPDDMPGMADNLVQRFENWSRAFYRSGLTEGSIGLLLYTVAQMCWSRLNAKPVLEETEDYIEGTRASLVRALGTALYGLRRQRHDQAAYAEHALAIARIVGKRVRDEREQAGENDDEEPEEAPSDAFALLLDLEDGEGDEDGVAAATTGHSKTFEDAALAYRVFTTRFDREVAAGSLVRRALLREYRETLDQATAEQAINLPRLARRLGSVLWEPRVDGRAFGEEEGRIDGRRLAQLVSSPTERRLFYRDQVKLGTDCAVSLLIDCSGSMKHHIVPVTLMAESLIRALEMIGASTELLGFTTGAWNGGRAYKAWMSGGRPRGPGRLNEVCHMVFKDAERSWRRARTDIAALLKPDLFREGIDGEAVDWACERLLARPEKRRILIVISDGCPADSATNLANDPYYLDNHLKEVVARRTREGQVEVLGLGVGLDLSPFYRRCLATDMAQALDTHLFDEIVELIGGRHRR, translated from the coding sequence ATGACCCTGAGCGCCCAGCAGCAGGCGCGCCGCCAACAGCGGATCGAGGAGCTGTGCGCGGCCAGCCTGCGCGCCCTGACCGGCGAGGCCGACCTGCACTACCGCGGCCGGCGCCTCTACCGGGGCGAATCGCGCCTGTCGACCCTGGCGCCACACCTGCGCGTCGATCCCGCCCAGGATGACTTCGCCGACTGCCGGGCCGCCGCCGACGGCATGGCCCTGCGCCTGCTGCACTCCGATCCGGCCCTGCACCACGCGCACCGCCCGGAGGATCCGGTCGAGCGACTGGTCTTCGAGCTGCTCGAGCAGCTGCGCGTGGAGACGCGTGTCCCCGACGACATGCCCGGCATGGCCGACAACCTGGTGCAGCGCTTCGAGAACTGGTCGCGGGCCTTCTACCGCTCCGGGCTCACCGAGGGCAGCATCGGCCTGCTGCTCTACACCGTGGCCCAGATGTGCTGGTCGCGGCTGAATGCCAAACCGGTGCTCGAGGAGACCGAGGACTACATCGAGGGCACCCGCGCCTCCCTGGTGCGCGCGCTCGGCACGGCGCTCTACGGCCTGCGCCGCCAGCGCCACGACCAGGCGGCCTACGCCGAGCACGCCCTGGCCATCGCCCGGATCGTCGGCAAACGCGTTCGCGACGAGCGGGAACAGGCCGGCGAGAACGACGACGAGGAGCCGGAAGAGGCGCCCAGCGACGCCTTCGCCCTGCTGCTCGACCTCGAGGATGGCGAGGGCGACGAGGACGGGGTCGCCGCCGCCACCACCGGGCACAGCAAGACCTTCGAGGACGCCGCCCTGGCCTATCGGGTCTTCACCACCCGCTTCGACCGCGAGGTCGCAGCGGGCAGCCTGGTGCGCCGCGCCCTGCTGCGCGAGTACCGCGAGACGCTCGACCAGGCCACCGCCGAGCAGGCCATCAACCTGCCGCGCCTGGCCCGTCGGCTGGGCAGCGTGCTCTGGGAGCCGCGCGTCGACGGCCGCGCCTTCGGCGAGGAGGAGGGCCGCATCGACGGTCGGCGCCTCGCCCAGCTGGTCAGCTCGCCCACCGAGCGCCGCCTCTTCTATCGCGACCAGGTGAAGCTCGGCACCGACTGCGCCGTCAGCCTGCTGATCGACTGCTCCGGCTCGATGAAGCACCACATCGTGCCGGTGACCCTGATGGCCGAGAGCCTGATCCGCGCCCTGGAGATGATCGGGGCGAGCACCGAGCTGCTCGGCTTCACCACCGGCGCCTGGAACGGCGGCCGCGCCTACAAGGCCTGGATGAGCGGCGGCCGCCCCCGTGGCCCGGGCCGCCTCAACGAGGTGTGCCACATGGTGTTCAAGGATGCCGAGCGCAGCTGGCGACGCGCGCGCACCGACATCGCCGCGCTGCTCAAGCCCGACCTGTTCCGCGAGGGGATCGACGGCGAGGCGGTGGACTGGGCCTGCGAGCGCCTGCTCGCCCGCCCCGAGAAGCGCCGCATCCTGATCGTGATCTCCGACGGCTGCCCGGCGGACAGCGCCACCAACCTGGCCAACGATCCCTACTACCTGGACAACCACCTCAAGGAGGTCGTCGCCCGGCGCACCCGCGAGGGCCAGGTGGAGGTGCTCGGCCTCGGCGTGGGCCTGGACCTGAGCCCCTTCTACCGCCGCTGCCTGGCCACCGACATGGCCCAGGCGCTGGATACCCACCTGTTCGACGAGATCGTCGAGCTGATCGGCGGCCGCCACCGGCGCTGA
- a CDS encoding AAA family ATPase, whose product MTDPMNAQPDIQVSVRDLFGIDSDLEVPAFSWRDEYVPEVDEAYRFNPDVTLAILAGFTRNRRVMVQGLHGTGKSTHIEQVAARLNWPCMRVNLDGHISRLDLVGKDAIVIRDGVQVTEFQEGIVPWSLQRPVALIFDEYDAGRPDVMFVIQRILERDGHFTLLDQNRVIHPHPYFRLFATANTVGLGNLSGLYQGTQVLNHAQMDRWNIVAKLDYLPREEEAAIVLGRVPSKDTEKGRELIASMVAVANLTRQGFAAGDLSTLMSPRTVITWAENCEIFRNPALAFRLSFLNKCDEAERPLVAEYYQRCFGEELDESWMKEASAS is encoded by the coding sequence ATGACAGACCCCATGAATGCCCAGCCCGACATCCAGGTGTCGGTGCGCGACCTCTTCGGCATCGACAGCGATCTCGAGGTCCCGGCCTTCAGCTGGCGCGACGAGTACGTGCCCGAGGTCGACGAGGCCTATCGCTTCAACCCCGACGTGACCCTGGCGATCCTCGCCGGCTTCACCCGCAACCGCCGGGTGATGGTTCAGGGGCTGCACGGTACCGGCAAGTCGACCCATATCGAACAGGTGGCGGCACGCCTCAACTGGCCCTGCATGAGGGTCAACCTGGACGGCCATATCAGCCGCCTCGACCTGGTGGGCAAGGACGCCATCGTGATCCGCGACGGGGTGCAGGTCACCGAGTTCCAGGAAGGCATCGTGCCCTGGTCGCTGCAGCGCCCGGTGGCGCTGATCTTCGACGAGTACGACGCTGGCCGCCCGGACGTGATGTTCGTCATCCAGCGCATCCTCGAGCGCGATGGCCACTTCACGCTGCTCGACCAGAACCGGGTCATCCACCCGCACCCCTACTTCCGGCTGTTCGCCACCGCCAACACGGTGGGGCTGGGCAACCTGTCCGGGCTCTACCAGGGCACCCAGGTGCTCAACCACGCCCAGATGGACCGCTGGAACATCGTCGCCAAGCTCGACTACCTGCCCCGCGAGGAGGAGGCGGCCATCGTGCTCGGCCGAGTGCCCAGCAAGGACACCGAGAAGGGCCGCGAGCTGATCGCCTCGATGGTGGCGGTGGCCAACCTGACGCGCCAGGGCTTCGCCGCCGGCGACCTCTCGACCCTGATGTCGCCGCGCACGGTGATCACCTGGGCCGAGAACTGCGAGATCTTCCGCAATCCGGCCCTGGCCTTCCGGCTCTCCTTCCTCAACAAGTGCGACGAGGCCGAGCGGCCGCTGGTCGCCGAATACTACCAGCGCTGCTTCGGCGAGGAACTCGACGAATCCTGGATGAAGGAGGCGAGTGCCTCATGA
- a CDS encoding sodium:solute symporter, with product MNSIDLLGLLVYFAILIVIGYRSAKKVSDSSDFAVAGNKIIWPVLFATLAASFLGGGASMGRAGKSFDEGYAFMFAASAFPIATVLAGLYIAPRLKRYTNAQTVGDIMAHHFGSSARLFTGIFSLVFCIGILGAQALAVGTVFHAILGIEVSTGILIGMAVVLLYSTVGGMWAVIQTDVVQFLMLAIFLPMTMLIGINDLGGPAALVERLPEAHFSIMGDYSIGMFVSLFIAFLLGETLVPPYTQRALSAPDSRHARIGYTVAGGFGFLFYFVSATIGLIALVLYPNITPDQAMPTLIRDALPIGITGLVLASLLAVVMSTADSYLNSAAVIFVGDIYKPFIEPDVSETKRLWIERVVNLLIGLGAVVFALYATSIVDALLMSYALWAPTILLPFVFAVLFDLRCSRSAIAAMLAGALVTILWKWGPFDLQAATGLTALIAGVIANIAVFTLVYRRFRAVPDAPAPYAQ from the coding sequence ATGAACTCGATCGACCTCCTGGGTCTTCTCGTGTACTTCGCGATACTGATCGTGATCGGCTATCGCAGTGCCAAGAAGGTCTCCGACAGCTCGGACTTCGCCGTGGCCGGCAACAAGATCATCTGGCCGGTGCTCTTCGCCACCCTGGCCGCCTCCTTCCTGGGCGGTGGCGCCTCCATGGGGCGTGCCGGCAAGTCCTTCGACGAAGGCTACGCCTTCATGTTCGCGGCCTCGGCCTTCCCTATCGCCACCGTGCTGGCCGGGCTCTATATCGCGCCGCGCCTGAAGCGCTACACCAACGCCCAGACGGTGGGCGACATCATGGCGCATCACTTCGGCAGCAGCGCCCGGCTGTTCACCGGTATCTTCTCGCTGGTGTTCTGCATCGGCATCCTCGGCGCCCAGGCGCTGGCCGTGGGTACCGTCTTCCATGCCATCCTCGGCATCGAGGTCTCCACCGGCATCCTCATCGGCATGGCGGTGGTGCTGCTCTATTCCACCGTCGGCGGCATGTGGGCGGTGATCCAGACCGACGTGGTGCAGTTCCTGATGCTGGCGATCTTCCTGCCGATGACCATGTTGATCGGCATCAACGACCTGGGCGGCCCCGCCGCGCTGGTGGAGCGACTGCCCGAGGCGCACTTCAGCATCATGGGCGACTACTCCATCGGGATGTTCGTGAGCCTCTTCATTGCCTTCCTGCTAGGCGAGACCCTGGTGCCGCCCTACACCCAGCGGGCCCTGTCGGCGCCGGACTCGCGCCACGCGCGCATCGGCTACACGGTGGCCGGCGGCTTCGGCTTCCTGTTCTACTTCGTCAGCGCCACCATCGGCCTGATCGCCCTGGTGCTCTACCCGAACATCACCCCCGACCAGGCCATGCCGACGCTGATCCGCGATGCCCTGCCGATCGGCATCACCGGCCTGGTGCTGGCCTCCCTGCTGGCGGTGGTGATGTCCACGGCGGACTCCTACCTCAACTCGGCGGCGGTGATCTTCGTCGGTGACATCTACAAGCCCTTCATCGAGCCCGACGTCAGCGAGACGAAGCGGCTGTGGATCGAGCGCGTGGTCAACCTGTTGATCGGCCTCGGGGCGGTGGTCTTCGCCCTCTACGCCACCTCCATCGTCGATGCGCTGCTGATGAGCTACGCGCTCTGGGCGCCGACCATCCTGCTGCCGTTCGTCTTCGCCGTGCTCTTCGACCTGCGCTGCTCGCGCTCGGCGATCGCCGCCATGCTGGCCGGGGCCCTGGTGACCATCCTCTGGAAGTGGGGACCCTTCGACCTGCAGGCCGCCACCGGCCTCACCGCCCTGATCGCCGGTGTGATCGCCAATATCGCGGTGTTCACCCTCGTCTATCGCCGCTTCCGCGCGGTGCCCGACGCCCCGGCCCCCTACGCTCAGTGA
- a CDS encoding Lin0512 family protein, which translates to MTERRIILEMGTGNDLYGEDYTKAACRAVHDALHHSSIVLFKSLGIDHREMRVQVTIGVQAPDRVDTEVVAAELPRGRAEVRVVHGGLNVHDPVQETTHVVATAAIAALLPLEEGVWRLCDHDR; encoded by the coding sequence ATGACTGAGCGACGCATCATCCTGGAAATGGGCACCGGCAACGACCTCTACGGCGAGGACTACACCAAGGCGGCCTGCCGCGCCGTGCACGATGCCCTGCACCACTCCTCCATCGTGCTGTTCAAGTCGCTGGGCATCGACCATCGCGAGATGCGGGTCCAGGTGACCATCGGCGTGCAGGCCCCCGACCGGGTCGACACAGAGGTGGTGGCGGCCGAGCTGCCCCGGGGCCGCGCCGAGGTGCGCGTGGTGCACGGCGGGCTCAACGTCCACGACCCCGTGCAGGAGACCACCCACGTGGTCGCCACCGCCGCCATCGCCGCCCTGCTGCCCCTCGAGGAGGGCGTCTGGCGGCTCTGCGACCACGACCGCTGA
- a CDS encoding cupin domain-containing protein encodes MPVKVIDIGHDPETQTHRRLADLPDRVVEGDPHHDATLNFQSPDGRLIAGTWTSTPGKWHAFTGRDEFCYILEGHVRLIAEDGSAQTYRTGDAFLIPDGFRGYWEVIETTTKHFVIRHHDSD; translated from the coding sequence ATGCCCGTCAAGGTCATCGACATCGGCCATGATCCCGAGACGCAAACCCACCGGCGCCTGGCCGACCTGCCGGACCGCGTGGTCGAGGGCGACCCGCACCACGACGCCACGCTGAACTTTCAGAGCCCCGACGGCCGACTGATCGCCGGCACCTGGACCAGCACCCCCGGCAAGTGGCACGCCTTCACCGGTCGCGACGAGTTCTGCTACATCCTCGAAGGCCACGTGCGGCTGATCGCCGAGGACGGCAGCGCCCAGACCTACCGCACCGGCGACGCCTTCCTGATTCCCGACGGTTTCCGCGGCTACTGGGAAGTGATCGAGACGACCACCAAGCACTTCGTGATCCGCCACCACGACAGCGACTGA
- a CDS encoding LysR family transcriptional regulator, with translation MKIRHNLRQLQIFQEVVRTGSLSKAARRLELSQPAVSTAIANLEEEVGFLLFRRNHYGTELTAEAQHLAEGVDKVLASVKHLGELSEGLRQGQAGKLTLGCMPGLSPTAMPQIMADYLRDHPDSQLSLQTFSSTKIHDWVAEGQFDLGVIETQDDLHELEVTPYRLRMHVALPPESPLARRRVITPKDLHDRPMITLNEHHQSTLKLRDAFRAEGARCRAVIETHLFPSAISLVNAGLGHALVDPVSADSFLKRRDCRVTVVPFEPAIDLEIALITSRFHPPSRHCQRFLPYLEAGLEAWQQHSRQPLMGEA, from the coding sequence ATGAAGATACGCCACAACCTGCGGCAGCTGCAGATCTTCCAGGAGGTCGTGCGGACCGGCAGCCTCTCCAAGGCGGCGCGCCGGCTGGAACTCAGCCAGCCGGCGGTCAGCACCGCGATCGCGAACCTCGAGGAGGAAGTCGGCTTCCTGCTCTTCCGGCGCAACCACTACGGCACCGAACTGACCGCCGAGGCGCAGCACCTGGCCGAGGGGGTCGACAAGGTGCTGGCGTCGGTCAAGCACCTCGGCGAGCTCTCCGAGGGCCTGCGTCAGGGCCAGGCCGGCAAGCTGACCCTCGGCTGCATGCCGGGGCTCTCCCCCACCGCCATGCCCCAGATCATGGCGGACTATCTGCGTGACCATCCCGACAGCCAGCTCTCCCTGCAGACCTTCAGCTCGACGAAGATTCACGACTGGGTGGCCGAAGGCCAGTTCGACCTGGGGGTCATCGAGACCCAGGACGACCTGCACGAACTGGAGGTCACGCCCTATCGGCTGCGCATGCACGTCGCCCTGCCGCCCGAGAGTCCGCTGGCCAGGCGCCGCGTGATCACCCCGAAGGACCTTCACGACCGGCCGATGATCACCCTGAACGAGCATCATCAGAGCACCCTGAAGCTGAGGGATGCCTTTCGCGCCGAGGGGGCACGTTGCCGGGCCGTGATCGAGACCCACCTGTTTCCCTCGGCCATCAGCCTGGTCAATGCGGGCCTGGGCCATGCCCTGGTCGATCCGGTATCGGCCGACAGCTTTCTCAAGCGACGCGATTGCCGGGTCACGGTCGTCCCCTTCGAACCGGCCATCGACCTGGAGATCGCCCTGATCACCTCGCGCTTTCACCCGCCCTCCCGGCACTGCCAGCGCTTCCTGCCCTACCTCGAGGCCGGACTCGAGGCCTGGCAGCAGCACTCACGGCAGCCCCTCATGGGGGAAGCGTGA